In Chlamydia serpentis, the following are encoded in one genomic region:
- a CDS encoding L-threonylcarbamoyladenylate synthase, whose amino-acid sequence MSNRKARITRSLEEIILHIDAGKIVALPTDTVYGFVVALDSPQAEERLYALKYREPNKSFALYVNHVEDIENISGSPLSPTARKLAQHFFPGAITLVVKHCNPKFPKGMLAFRIVDHPVVQEAVNRCGILIGTSANLSSFPSACTAQEVFTDFSDYDLCIFDGPCFHGLESTVVASDPLSIYREGLISRSLIENITETKATMLSKFYHSFSKHIKIYTVKNEEHLKSFLRKLSPFNGVICKHPKPKTFYSTLREVLKNQNSSVIFIYDVKNSAYPELFPFLSPYYI is encoded by the coding sequence ATGTCTAATAGAAAAGCACGCATTACTCGTTCTTTAGAAGAGATTATACTACATATAGATGCAGGAAAAATCGTTGCTCTTCCTACAGATACTGTTTATGGATTTGTTGTTGCTTTAGATAGTCCCCAAGCTGAAGAAAGGCTATATGCTCTAAAATATAGAGAGCCTAACAAATCTTTTGCCCTTTACGTAAATCATGTAGAAGATATTGAAAATATCTCAGGATCCCCATTGTCTCCTACAGCTAGGAAACTAGCCCAACATTTTTTCCCAGGAGCGATTACGCTAGTAGTTAAGCACTGTAATCCTAAGTTCCCTAAAGGAATGCTTGCTTTTCGAATTGTGGATCATCCAGTGGTTCAGGAAGCTGTAAATCGCTGTGGAATTTTAATTGGAACATCTGCAAATCTATCTAGTTTTCCATCAGCTTGTACAGCGCAAGAAGTTTTCACAGATTTTTCTGATTATGATCTCTGTATTTTTGATGGCCCCTGTTTTCATGGTTTAGAGTCGACTGTTGTTGCCTCAGATCCTTTGTCTATTTATCGTGAAGGCTTAATCTCCAGAAGTCTTATAGAAAATATCACTGAGACTAAGGCTACGATGCTCTCTAAATTTTACCATAGCTTTTCGAAACACATAAAGATATACACTGTCAAAAATGAGGAGCATCTTAAATCTTTTTTAAGAAAACTTTCTCCATTCAATGGTGTGATTTGTAAACACCCTAAACCTAAGACCTTTTATTCTACGTTACGAGAAGTCTTGAAAAATCAAAATTCTTCCGTAATTTTTATTTATGATGTAAAAAATTCAGCTTACCCAGAACTTTTTCCTTTTCTTTCCCCCTATTATATTTAG
- the tmk gene encoding dTMP kinase gives MFIVLEGGEGSGKSSLAKILHDQLVAQDRRVLLTREPGGCLIGERIRGLVLDPPELGLSHYCELFLFLASRAQHIQEVILPALDKGYIVICERFHDSTIVYQGIAEGLGANFVSELCDKVVGPEPFLPNLILLLDVPVEVGLERKYQQKTPDQFEKKPLTYHNSIREGFLSRANADPNRYLVLDTRESLNSLIDKVMLYIQPELCR, from the coding sequence GTGTTTATAGTGCTTGAAGGAGGCGAGGGATCTGGCAAAAGTTCCTTAGCAAAAATTCTGCATGATCAGCTAGTAGCTCAGGATCGTAGGGTTTTATTAACAAGAGAACCTGGGGGCTGTCTTATAGGAGAAAGGATTCGAGGTCTAGTTCTTGATCCTCCTGAATTAGGACTATCTCATTATTGTGAGCTCTTTCTGTTTCTCGCATCCCGGGCGCAGCATATTCAGGAAGTTATTTTACCAGCTCTCGATAAGGGTTATATCGTTATTTGTGAAAGATTTCACGATTCTACTATTGTATATCAGGGAATAGCAGAAGGTTTAGGAGCTAATTTTGTTTCAGAACTTTGTGATAAGGTTGTAGGACCGGAGCCTTTCCTTCCTAATCTTATTTTGCTTTTAGATGTCCCTGTAGAAGTTGGCTTAGAGAGAAAATATCAGCAAAAGACTCCAGATCAATTTGAGAAAAAACCTTTAACCTATCACAATAGCATTCGGGAGGGATTTTTATCACGAGCTAATGCTGATCCTAATCGATACTTAGTTCTCGATACACGTGAATCTCTGAATAGTTTAATAGATAAAGTGATGTTGTACATACAGCCTGAGCTATGCAGATAA
- a CDS encoding flavin prenyltransferase UbiX → MKRYVVGISGASGAILAIRLIEELANRKNEVEVIISPSGRKTLYYELGSQSFKALFSEQNLEYIHTHNIQAIESSLASGSSPVEATIIVPCSMATIAAISIGLADNLIRRVADVALKEKRPLILVPRETPLHTIHLENLLRLSKSGAIIFPPMPMWYFRPKSIEDLENALVGKILSYLNIASTLTQEWTNPDSLQASS, encoded by the coding sequence ATGAAACGTTATGTTGTGGGGATTTCTGGAGCTTCTGGAGCAATACTTGCCATAAGACTTATTGAAGAACTTGCTAATCGAAAAAACGAAGTTGAAGTGATCATTTCTCCTTCGGGAAGAAAGACGTTATATTATGAATTAGGATCCCAGTCCTTCAAAGCACTATTTTCTGAACAAAATTTAGAATACATTCACACTCATAATATTCAAGCTATAGAGAGCTCATTAGCTTCAGGTTCTTCTCCTGTCGAAGCTACGATCATCGTTCCTTGTAGTATGGCTACAATTGCTGCTATTTCTATAGGTTTAGCCGATAATTTGATACGACGTGTTGCTGATGTTGCTCTTAAAGAAAAGCGACCCTTGATTCTTGTCCCTAGAGAGACTCCTTTACATACGATCCATTTAGAAAATCTATTAAGGTTAAGCAAGAGTGGAGCAATAATTTTCCCACCTATGCCTATGTGGTACTTTAGGCCTAAATCTATTGAAGATCTTGAAAACGCTTTAGTAGGAAAAATTCTTTCTTATTTAAATATTGCAAGTACTCTGACTCAGGAATGGACAAATCCAGATTCATTACAGGCAAGTAGTTAA
- a CDS encoding UbiA-like polyprenyltransferase: MKLNIFLSLVNFKYSIFAILFLSASTIFAFSLPEISQHLSVKVGLRILVLGAVAFIFARTTGIVVNQCIDWLIDKKNSRTLKRVLPANLVSLNFAWTFFLVCGFIFLVLCIMLGIFSLGLASLILMIVYPYMKRFTFLCHWGLGLVYALAIFTNFFVLAITGLSTSLRLLAILWGGSVGLVITANDIIYALQDIEFDRKEGVFSIPACYGKKKAIKIAQLSLSVSYLFYISSGFIGSLGKTFYISALIPLIMIIKVLRMYSNLDKTNQEEDGEFFWANMGIALSFLVSMIVFWISNL; encoded by the coding sequence GTGAAATTAAATATTTTTTTAAGTTTAGTTAATTTTAAATATTCGATATTCGCTATATTGTTTTTATCCGCATCTACAATATTTGCTTTTTCTCTACCTGAGATTTCGCAACATTTATCAGTTAAAGTAGGTTTAAGGATTTTAGTTCTAGGAGCAGTTGCATTTATTTTTGCAAGAACTACGGGAATTGTAGTGAATCAGTGTATTGATTGGTTAATTGATAAAAAGAATAGTAGAACCTTAAAAAGAGTCCTTCCGGCTAATCTTGTCTCTTTAAATTTTGCTTGGACCTTCTTCTTAGTTTGTGGGTTTATTTTTCTTGTCCTTTGTATAATGCTTGGTATTTTTAGCTTGGGACTAGCTTCGCTTATTCTAATGATCGTTTACCCTTATATGAAAAGATTCACTTTTTTGTGTCATTGGGGATTAGGATTGGTATACGCTCTAGCCATTTTCACTAATTTTTTTGTTTTGGCTATCACGGGTCTTTCTACCTCTTTGCGCTTACTCGCTATTTTATGGGGTGGAAGTGTAGGCCTAGTAATCACTGCAAATGATATCATATATGCATTGCAAGATATCGAATTTGATAGGAAAGAAGGAGTCTTTAGCATCCCTGCATGCTATGGAAAAAAGAAAGCAATTAAGATTGCACAATTAAGTTTATCCGTTAGTTATTTGTTTTATATTTCCTCCGGTTTTATTGGTTCTTTAGGAAAAACATTCTATATTTCCGCTCTTATTCCTCTAATTATGATTATCAAAGTGCTTAGAATGTATTCTAACTTAGATAAAACAAATCAAGAAGAGGATGGCGAATTCTTTTGGGCAAATATGGGTATTGCTTTATCTTTTCTTGTAAGTATGATTGTGTTTTGGATTTCGAATTTATGA
- a CDS encoding membrane dipeptidase, giving the protein MTIDMHCDLLSHPHFSLRDPFVRCSPEQLLLGGVRKQVCAIFVANSEGDPNCDKQNTLFFSIPNQYPNIGLLSYNEQEAREQSEEKSLSLIRSIENASALGRDSQPLMDLLVKLRDLAKQGPLAYLGMVWKRDNRFGGGTEAPKKLSRDGEILLDMMYQLGIPIDLSHCSDELAEDILDYTADKLPHLCVIASHSNFRAVLDNPRNLLDVHAKEIVQRNGVIGLNVIKYLTGNSLSQIEEHLLHAENLGILSNIVIGSDFFYSNEDYKFFSECSSAKAHPVLRNLISNLFSKEKAKSILFACAEQFLNRVISEQTAKQKTSIEL; this is encoded by the coding sequence ATGACTATTGATATGCATTGTGATTTACTTTCGCACCCCCATTTTTCTCTTCGTGACCCCTTTGTTCGTTGTTCTCCAGAACAACTGCTATTAGGAGGAGTACGTAAACAGGTTTGCGCAATCTTTGTTGCGAATAGCGAAGGTGATCCTAATTGTGATAAACAAAATACTTTATTTTTTTCTATTCCTAATCAGTATCCTAATATTGGGTTGTTATCCTACAATGAGCAGGAAGCACGTGAGCAATCTGAAGAGAAATCCTTAAGTCTTATTCGTAGTATAGAAAATGCTTCTGCCTTAGGAAGAGATTCTCAACCTCTTATGGATTTATTAGTAAAGCTTAGAGATTTAGCTAAACAGGGGCCCCTTGCCTATCTGGGAATGGTCTGGAAAAGAGATAACCGTTTTGGTGGAGGGACAGAGGCTCCTAAGAAGCTTTCTCGAGATGGGGAGATCCTTTTAGACATGATGTACCAACTGGGTATTCCTATTGATCTTAGCCACTGTAGTGATGAGTTGGCTGAGGACATTTTGGATTATACTGCTGATAAATTGCCTCATCTATGTGTAATTGCGAGTCATTCAAATTTTCGAGCAGTTCTCGATAATCCTAGAAACCTGCTTGATGTACATGCTAAAGAGATAGTTCAAAGAAACGGGGTTATTGGTTTGAACGTAATTAAGTATTTGACAGGAAATTCTTTGAGTCAAATAGAGGAGCATTTACTTCATGCAGAGAATCTTGGAATTTTATCAAACATTGTTATTGGTTCAGACTTCTTTTATTCAAACGAGGATTACAAATTTTTCAGTGAGTGTAGTTCTGCAAAAGCACATCCTGTTTTACGTAATTTGATCTCTAATCTTTTCTCTAAAGAGAAAGCAAAATCGATACTTTTTGCTTGTGCTGAGCAATTTTTAAATCGGGTCATTTCGGAACAGACTGCTAAGCAGAAAACAAGTATAGAACTTTGA
- the gyrA gene encoding DNA topoisomerase (ATP-hydrolyzing) subunit A produces MLNKDEIIVPKNLEEEMKESYLRYSMSVIISRALPDIRDGLKPSQRRILYAMKQLSLSPAAKHRKCAKICGDTSGDYHPHGESVIYPTLVRMAQSWAMRYPLVDGQGNFGSIDGDPPAAMRYTEARLTHSAMYLMEDLDKDTVDIVPNYDETKYEPVVFPSKFPNLLCNGSSGIAVGMATNIPPHNLGELIEATLLLLANPLASVDEILEIMPGPDFPTGGIICGSEGIRSTYLTGRGKVKVRARLHIEENEDKHRESIIITEMPYNVNKSRLIEQIANLVNEKTLAGISDVRDESDKDGIRVVLEIKKGESSEIIINRLYKFTDVQVTFGANMLALDKNLPRTMSIHRMISAWIRHRTEVIRRRTRYELNKAETRAHVLEGYLKALSCLDGLVKTIRESSNKEHAKEQIIEFFGFTEPQALAILELRLYQLTGLEAEKIQKEYEELLSKITYYKQVLADEGLVKDIIRHELQDLLKHHKTPRRTTIEFDADDIRDVEDIITNESVIITISGDDYVKRMPEKVFKEQRRGGHGVTGFDMKKGAGLLKAVYSAFTKDYLLIFTNFGQCYWLKVWQLPEGERRAKGKPIINFLEGIRAGEELAAILNIKNFDNAGFLFLATKRGIVKKVALEAFSNPRKKGIRALEIDDGDELIAACHIVSDEEKVMLFTHSGMAVRFPHEKVRPMGRTARGVRGVSLKSEEDRVVSCQIVTENQSVLVVCDQGFGKRSLVEDFRETNRGGVGVRSILINERNGNVLGAIPVTDHDSILLMSSQGQAIRINMQDVRVMGRSTQGVRLVHLKEGDALVSMEKLSSNESDDEVASGSEEESIPVQQV; encoded by the coding sequence ATGTTGAATAAAGACGAAATCATTGTCCCTAAAAATCTGGAAGAAGAAATGAAGGAAAGTTACCTTCGTTATTCAATGTCTGTGATTATATCTCGAGCACTTCCAGATATCCGGGATGGACTCAAACCTTCACAAAGACGAATTCTTTATGCTATGAAGCAATTAAGTCTTTCCCCAGCAGCTAAGCATCGTAAATGTGCAAAAATTTGTGGGGATACTTCTGGAGACTACCATCCACATGGTGAAAGCGTCATTTATCCGACTCTTGTGCGTATGGCTCAGAGTTGGGCAATGCGCTATCCTCTGGTGGATGGACAAGGAAACTTTGGGTCAATAGACGGGGACCCACCTGCAGCTATGCGTTATACTGAAGCTCGTCTTACTCATAGTGCTATGTATCTTATGGAAGACTTAGATAAAGATACTGTGGACATTGTTCCTAACTATGATGAAACAAAGTATGAGCCTGTAGTTTTTCCTTCTAAGTTCCCTAATCTGCTTTGTAATGGTTCTTCTGGTATTGCGGTAGGGATGGCGACAAATATCCCCCCCCATAATTTAGGAGAGCTTATAGAGGCGACTCTACTTCTTCTTGCAAATCCTCTAGCTTCTGTAGATGAGATTTTAGAAATCATGCCAGGACCCGATTTTCCTACCGGTGGGATTATTTGCGGCTCTGAGGGGATTCGCTCGACCTATCTTACAGGACGAGGAAAGGTCAAAGTTCGTGCTCGTTTACATATCGAAGAGAACGAAGATAAACATCGTGAGAGTATCATTATTACAGAAATGCCTTACAATGTGAATAAATCACGTCTAATTGAGCAGATTGCTAATCTTGTTAATGAGAAGACTTTAGCAGGTATCTCAGATGTTCGTGATGAGTCTGACAAAGATGGAATCCGTGTTGTCCTTGAAATAAAAAAAGGAGAATCTTCAGAGATTATTATTAATAGGCTTTATAAGTTTACTGATGTACAGGTAACTTTTGGAGCGAATATGCTCGCCTTGGATAAAAATTTACCAAGGACTATGAGTATCCATAGGATGATTTCTGCATGGATACGCCATCGAACAGAGGTGATTCGTCGTAGAACTCGTTATGAGCTTAATAAAGCAGAAACAAGAGCTCATGTTTTAGAAGGTTATCTTAAGGCTTTATCTTGCTTGGATGGATTAGTAAAAACTATTCGAGAAAGTAGTAATAAAGAACATGCTAAAGAGCAGATAATCGAGTTTTTTGGTTTTACTGAACCTCAAGCTCTTGCAATTTTAGAATTGCGTTTGTATCAACTAACAGGTTTAGAAGCAGAAAAGATTCAGAAAGAATACGAAGAACTATTGAGTAAAATTACTTATTACAAGCAAGTGTTAGCAGATGAGGGTTTAGTAAAAGATATCATTAGACACGAGCTACAAGATCTTTTAAAACATCATAAAACACCCCGACGCACGACTATAGAGTTTGATGCGGATGATATTCGTGATGTCGAAGATATTATTACGAATGAGTCTGTTATCATCACCATATCAGGGGATGATTATGTCAAAAGAATGCCAGAGAAAGTCTTCAAAGAGCAGCGACGTGGTGGTCATGGAGTTACAGGATTCGATATGAAGAAGGGAGCAGGGCTACTAAAAGCAGTCTACTCTGCTTTTACTAAAGACTATTTGTTAATCTTTACGAATTTTGGCCAGTGCTATTGGCTGAAAGTATGGCAACTCCCTGAAGGAGAAAGGCGTGCTAAAGGTAAACCTATTATTAACTTTTTGGAAGGAATCCGTGCAGGAGAGGAACTTGCTGCTATACTGAATATTAAAAATTTTGATAATGCCGGTTTCTTATTCTTAGCTACTAAGCGGGGTATCGTTAAGAAAGTTGCCTTAGAAGCATTTAGTAATCCTAGGAAAAAAGGCATACGTGCTTTGGAGATTGATGATGGCGATGAATTAATAGCAGCCTGTCATATTGTTAGTGATGAAGAAAAGGTCATGTTATTTACCCACTCAGGAATGGCTGTTCGCTTCCCCCATGAAAAAGTTCGTCCTATGGGAAGAACTGCACGCGGTGTTCGTGGTGTTTCTTTAAAAAGTGAAGAAGACAGAGTTGTAAGTTGTCAAATTGTCACCGAGAACCAGTCTGTTTTAGTTGTTTGTGATCAAGGTTTTGGTAAGAGATCTTTAGTAGAAGATTTTCGTGAAACCAACCGTGGGGGAGTCGGTGTTCGCTCTATTCTTATCAATGAGAGGAACGGTAATGTCTTAGGAGCTATACCTGTAACAGATCATGATAGTATTTTATTGATGTCAAGTCAAGGACAGGCAATTCGCATTAACATGCAAGATGTCAGGGTGATGGGAAGATCAACTCAAGGGGTGCGTTTGGTCCATTTGAAGGAAGGTGACGCTCTTGTTTCTATGGAAAAACTTTCTTCTAATGAAAGTGATGATGAAGTAGCATCGGGATCCGAAGAAGAAAGCATCCCAGTACAACAAGTCTAA
- a CDS encoding DNA polymerase III subunit delta' (catalyzes the DNA-template-directed extension of the 3'-end of a DNA strand; the delta' subunit seems to interact with the gamma subunit to transfer the beta subunit on the DNA), whose protein sequence is MQIKEENQGWEALLRKIYNQEIPSAVLLHGSMLPKLEDKAFELASEILVRTSPDSQYKVSQKVHPDIYQFFPTGKGRFHSIDLPREIKKQIYICPFEAKYKVYVVHEIDRMTLAAISAFLKVFEEPPKHAVIILTTTKIQQLPKTIISRSLSIFIERGEKVLSSKETFTYLFRYAQCQIAVTEVSQILKESRESDKQILRDKVKVLLETLLELSRDRCFLDLGLRASALNYPEYVKEILQLPLFPLDKVLLIIESACRSLDNSSSASSVLEWVAIQLLSLKNKKDKFLSINHSHDLST, encoded by the coding sequence ATGCAGATAAAGGAAGAAAATCAAGGTTGGGAAGCTTTACTTAGGAAAATTTATAACCAAGAAATTCCCTCAGCTGTATTGCTGCATGGGTCTATGCTTCCTAAACTAGAAGATAAAGCATTCGAACTCGCTTCAGAAATTTTGGTGCGAACATCCCCAGATTCTCAGTATAAGGTTTCTCAAAAGGTTCATCCTGACATCTATCAATTCTTTCCTACAGGCAAAGGGAGATTCCATTCTATAGACCTCCCTAGAGAAATTAAAAAGCAGATTTATATATGTCCTTTTGAGGCAAAGTATAAGGTCTACGTTGTCCATGAAATAGATCGAATGACTTTAGCAGCAATTTCAGCTTTTCTAAAAGTTTTCGAGGAGCCTCCAAAACATGCTGTGATTATATTGACAACAACAAAGATCCAGCAGTTGCCAAAGACTATTATTTCTCGGAGTTTATCTATTTTTATTGAGAGGGGGGAGAAAGTATTGTCTTCTAAAGAGACATTTACTTACTTATTTCGTTATGCTCAATGTCAAATTGCTGTTACAGAAGTTTCTCAAATTCTCAAAGAATCTCGAGAATCGGACAAGCAGATACTAAGGGATAAAGTAAAGGTACTGCTCGAAACTCTGCTAGAATTGAGCCGCGATCGTTGTTTTTTAGATTTAGGCTTAAGAGCTTCAGCATTAAACTATCCAGAATATGTTAAAGAGATCTTACAACTACCATTATTCCCTTTGGATAAAGTGCTTTTAATTATAGAATCCGCGTGTAGATCTTTAGATAACTCTTCATCAGCGTCATCTGTATTAGAATGGGTAGCTATTCAACTATTGTCCTTAAAGAATAAAAAAGACAAATTCTTATCGATTAATCACTCTCACGATTTATCCACTTAG
- a CDS encoding YitT family protein, whose translation MSHGPRPSKFSFPLYFSKTLSWFILGGFLAACGVQMVLVPNELIDGGIVGLSIIASHFLGHKTLPFCLALFNLPFVFLAFKQIGKYFVIQMLTAVIIFSCSLWLIDQLPFWLGVSPLVFKGSEMETVVLGGAIIGVGCGLIIRHGGSTDGTEILGIIINKKKGYTVGQVILFVNFFIFALSGIVYKNWHTAFVSFLTYGIATKVMDMVILGLEDTKSVTIITSSPRKLGHILMETLGIGLTYIHAEGGYSGEPRNLLYVVVERLQLSQLKEIVHREDPTAFIAIENLHEVINGRRT comes from the coding sequence ATGTCTCACGGTCCACGTCCATCAAAATTTAGTTTTCCTCTGTATTTTTCTAAAACATTAAGTTGGTTTATCTTAGGAGGCTTTCTTGCTGCCTGTGGAGTTCAAATGGTTTTGGTGCCTAATGAACTTATTGATGGTGGCATTGTTGGACTTTCTATTATAGCTTCTCATTTTTTAGGTCATAAGACCCTTCCTTTCTGTTTGGCTCTATTCAATCTTCCTTTTGTATTCCTAGCATTTAAACAAATTGGGAAATACTTTGTGATTCAGATGTTAACAGCCGTTATCATCTTCTCATGTTCACTCTGGCTTATTGATCAATTACCCTTTTGGTTAGGGGTCAGTCCCTTGGTTTTTAAAGGATCTGAGATGGAAACAGTTGTTTTAGGAGGAGCAATTATTGGTGTAGGTTGCGGCCTGATTATTCGCCATGGAGGATCCACAGATGGGACAGAGATCTTAGGAATCATCATAAATAAAAAGAAAGGCTATACTGTTGGCCAGGTAATTTTATTTGTAAACTTCTTTATTTTTGCTTTATCTGGAATTGTCTATAAGAATTGGCATACAGCTTTTGTATCTTTTTTAACTTATGGAATTGCTACAAAAGTTATGGATATGGTTATTCTAGGTCTTGAAGACACAAAGTCTGTTACTATCATTACCTCTTCTCCAAGAAAGCTAGGTCATATTCTTATGGAAACATTAGGTATTGGCCTAACCTATATCCATGCTGAAGGGGGATACTCCGGAGAGCCGAGAAATCTTCTCTATGTTGTTGTTGAACGTCTTCAGCTTTCACAGTTAAAAGAAATCGTCCATAGAGAAGATCCTACAGCATTTATAGCTATTGAAAACCTGCATGAAGTAATCAATGGTAGGCGCACTTAA
- a CDS encoding alpha/beta hydrolase, with protein sequence MVDYSFFHRKIGNLEAIECPGNPEDPIIILCHGYGAVADNLTFFPSVCSFPRLRPTWIFPNGILSLDNNFRGARAWFPLNVLLLEEVSKLYVNGVKDCKEKYDELFDVDLDSPKKALEDLITSLNRPYNEIIIGGFSQGAIISTHLVLTSKNPYAGALIFAGSKLFNKGWEQGIKQCSQVPFLQSHGYQDEILPYKLATDLYDLLSTKLKGELVSFNGGHEIPLVVFQKMQTIIPKWINRESD encoded by the coding sequence ATGGTAGATTATTCTTTTTTCCATCGCAAAATCGGCAATCTTGAAGCTATAGAATGCCCTGGAAATCCTGAAGATCCTATTATTATTTTATGTCATGGTTACGGAGCCGTGGCTGATAATCTAACTTTTTTTCCTTCAGTATGTTCATTTCCTAGGCTACGCCCGACATGGATTTTCCCCAATGGAATTCTTTCTTTAGACAATAACTTCAGAGGAGCTCGTGCATGGTTTCCCCTTAACGTTCTCCTATTAGAAGAGGTCTCTAAACTCTATGTCAATGGAGTGAAGGACTGCAAAGAAAAATACGATGAATTATTTGATGTAGATCTAGACTCTCCTAAAAAAGCTTTGGAGGATCTCATTACTAGCCTAAACCGACCTTACAATGAAATTATTATTGGTGGATTCAGTCAAGGAGCAATTATAAGTACTCACCTTGTTTTGACATCAAAGAATCCCTATGCTGGCGCTTTAATCTTTGCTGGATCCAAGCTCTTCAATAAAGGCTGGGAGCAAGGAATCAAGCAATGCTCTCAAGTGCCATTTTTACAAAGCCATGGTTATCAAGATGAAATTCTTCCTTATAAGCTAGCGACTGATCTTTATGATCTCTTATCAACAAAACTAAAAGGAGAATTGGTCTCTTTCAATGGAGGCCATGAAATCCCCTTAGTAGTATTCCAAAAAATGCAAACCATAATCCCTAAGTGGATAAATCGTGAGAGTGATTAA